One Thermincola ferriacetica DNA segment encodes these proteins:
- a CDS encoding Ig-like domain-containing protein: MKYHLHLKPIVLLTITALAFVTIAVPLPIHQLAVAAIPPMINITSPVEGQALNTTSVSILGSTETTVTVDVYIDDVWQGSTVPDSSGNWTFNAVSVGEGTHSLYATATDSGGNVGISNRVNFQVDVTAPELTITKPVNGSYVNLPLIEGRTEPETDVTVFVYGKQATVRSDLLGNWFYFDQTLPEGQHTVYATAVDKAGNVTTAPNCSFILDTTRPVILPDFSPPEDMTQVPLDVLARVYLVEKYPMDAETMRTAISLAEVGGTTGETVYGTVYSAVYTTVYGDPYYEIIFQPNALLRPYTKYRVSVNPLLKDAAGNPVYPRVWEFQTTGATVYENPHGNYTLNVNTCVNCHRPHRAQDPKLSRPIDAQAPIIDDYCNACHDGTAAPLPQNWPAANNHNFRMSIEGTAGPSACAGCHNPHLTLTEENPDLLMDYYYYEHNDPTNPYLPNSTEEALCENCHLSTIKDDPRVTYVMYNYRKWHTSKGTPEDYSLCLRCHDGSNASDIATYYKQPSRHTIKAEDGSYLNGHLACSDCHNTHGSSNLKMLREKLGHNKGRQFLSQGDTWDPANERRFCTSCHNNETELYGIVAGFVYDIPGHAATDTQYCSSCHGGSPVAAAHGPQ, encoded by the coding sequence ATGAAATACCACCTGCATCTTAAGCCGATCGTGCTTTTGACCATAACAGCCCTTGCCTTTGTTACAATAGCAGTACCGCTTCCCATTCACCAACTTGCTGTTGCGGCAATACCCCCTATGATTAATATTACCAGTCCTGTTGAAGGACAGGCTTTAAATACTACTTCCGTGAGTATTTTAGGTTCGACAGAAACAACCGTTACGGTTGATGTATATATAGATGATGTATGGCAAGGGTCCACTGTTCCGGACAGTAGTGGCAACTGGACTTTCAATGCGGTCAGTGTTGGGGAAGGTACCCACAGCCTTTATGCCACGGCGACGGATTCGGGTGGCAATGTGGGTATCTCCAATAGGGTTAATTTTCAAGTGGATGTGACGGCGCCAGAGTTAACTATTACCAAACCGGTCAACGGTTCCTACGTTAATTTGCCTTTAATCGAAGGCAGGACGGAACCGGAAACTGATGTTACGGTTTTTGTTTACGGTAAACAGGCCACGGTGCGTTCGGATCTGCTTGGTAATTGGTTTTATTTCGACCAGACCCTTCCCGAGGGCCAACATACGGTATATGCCACGGCGGTAGATAAGGCAGGCAACGTGACAACTGCACCAAACTGTTCTTTTATTCTGGATACGACCCGCCCGGTAATTCTGCCCGATTTCAGTCCTCCCGAAGATATGACCCAGGTGCCCTTGGATGTTTTGGCAAGAGTATATTTGGTTGAGAAATACCCAATGGACGCCGAAACCATGCGGACAGCCATAAGCCTTGCTGAGGTGGGAGGAACGACAGGGGAGACAGTGTACGGTACGGTTTACAGCGCTGTTTATACTACGGTATACGGCGATCCCTATTATGAAATTATCTTTCAACCTAATGCACTTCTCAGGCCGTATACAAAGTACCGGGTGTCGGTGAACCCCCTGTTAAAGGATGCTGCCGGAAACCCCGTGTATCCCAGGGTATGGGAATTCCAGACTACCGGCGCTACGGTATATGAGAACCCACATGGCAATTATACTTTAAATGTGAATACATGTGTGAACTGCCACCGACCGCATCGCGCTCAGGATCCTAAGCTAAGCCGGCCTATAGATGCTCAGGCCCCAATAATAGATGACTATTGCAACGCCTGCCATGATGGTACCGCCGCACCGCTTCCCCAAAATTGGCCTGCGGCGAACAACCATAATTTTCGGATGAGCATAGAGGGGACAGCCGGCCCAAGTGCCTGTGCAGGCTGTCATAACCCCCATCTGACCCTGACTGAAGAAAACCCCGATTTATTAATGGATTATTACTATTACGAACATAATGACCCCACTAATCCGTATCTTCCGAACAGTACCGAGGAAGCATTGTGTGAAAACTGTCATCTTTCTACTATCAAAGATGACCCCAGAGTAACGTACGTTATGTACAATTACCGAAAATGGCATACAAGCAAAGGAACTCCCGAGGATTACAGCCTGTGCCTGCGATGTCATGACGGTTCTAACGCTTCTGATATAGCAACCTATTATAAACAACCTTCCCGGCATACCATCAAGGCCGAGGACGGCAGTTACCTGAACGGCCATTTGGCCTGCTCCGACTGCCACAATACGCACGGTTCCTCTAACTTAAAAATGCTGCGGGAAAAACTTGGCCATAACAAGGGTAGACAGTTTTTATCACAAGGGGATACCTGGGATCCTGCCAATGAACGGCGATTCTGTACAAGTTGTCATAACAATGAAACTGAATTATACGGTATTGTTGCCGGTTTTGTATACGATATTCCCGGGCATGCTGCGACCGATACGCAGTATTGCAGTTCCTGCCACGGCGGTTCCCCTGTGGCGGCTGCCCACGGGCCGCAGTAA
- a CDS encoding cytochrome c3 family protein — MKKKLFTVLLTGMFVFGAATSAFAAYSGLNGTPDTMGAPSYTAPLTDGDEIDLGPGNANATGNGVELENPTNAQDPYNVIKSKNMLMNDFTGPRTQRTHGEYQNNTNSCASCHQTHTGASKDLLFKMGVYNTCTACHDGTLGFYNVFATKNIDGSLPTAGTFGGTMDGNASVHLAEGYIEHALAPGGNLMKTGTNNGAWGDKFDCASCHSPHGSYSDRLLHYNPNGMATVSIANGGQKVSDSVYDALPQASATSPDFVVYRTTADAVGVTQETTGTPIIVLMKKVQNADKTYSYVMDKTPWLYGYPYYSAPHYTAFWDANNKELNEKGIEVEYGLSYAKGDVNLAVRADISRVYVVKLGGPAKQKDGTIIDMPMQKIADFGGVAITKVNPDIYDEAGYGVAIGKYCGACHVDYLAASAGNRKDYVNGTGMYTTAFRHTTNNDRYTCLKCHFAHGTDVTVMKDANDWTVDRLVAAGKTDQATAKAYLLDKNPSSALKRYTNMAVCWKCHTDSKAEQLKNNDFFWNTAGVPHGGSTGIDTSLEHNW, encoded by the coding sequence ATGAAGAAAAAGCTGTTTACTGTTTTGCTCACCGGGATGTTTGTTTTCGGTGCAGCAACCAGCGCCTTCGCTGCTTATTCGGGACTTAACGGTACCCCGGATACCATGGGGGCGCCCAGTTACACGGCACCGCTGACAGACGGTGACGAAATTGATCTGGGGCCTGGTAACGCCAACGCTACCGGTAATGGCGTGGAGTTAGAAAATCCCACTAATGCCCAGGACCCTTACAACGTTATTAAGTCCAAAAATATGTTGATGAATGATTTCACCGGTCCGCGTACCCAGAGGACGCACGGTGAGTACCAAAACAACACCAACTCCTGTGCAAGCTGCCACCAGACCCATACTGGCGCATCCAAAGACCTGTTGTTCAAGATGGGTGTATACAATACATGTACAGCTTGCCATGACGGTACTTTAGGTTTCTACAACGTATTTGCCACCAAGAATATCGATGGCAGTCTGCCGACAGCAGGTACTTTCGGCGGAACTATGGATGGCAACGCCTCCGTACACCTGGCTGAAGGATACATTGAGCATGCTCTTGCTCCCGGCGGTAACTTAATGAAGACCGGAACCAATAACGGCGCATGGGGCGACAAGTTCGATTGCGCTTCCTGCCACAGCCCGCACGGTTCCTACAGTGATCGTCTATTACATTACAACCCCAACGGCATGGCCACAGTTTCTATAGCTAACGGTGGACAGAAGGTTTCTGATTCTGTATATGATGCGCTTCCTCAAGCTTCTGCAACTTCACCTGATTTTGTTGTCTACAGGACAACTGCTGATGCAGTTGGTGTCACCCAGGAAACTACAGGCACTCCTATAATCGTTCTGATGAAGAAGGTTCAAAATGCTGATAAGACCTATTCTTATGTAATGGATAAAACTCCATGGTTATACGGCTATCCCTATTATAGCGCTCCTCACTATACTGCATTCTGGGATGCCAATAACAAAGAACTGAATGAGAAGGGTATTGAGGTTGAATACGGCCTGTCCTATGCCAAAGGTGATGTTAACCTGGCTGTCAGGGCTGATATCTCCCGCGTTTACGTTGTTAAACTCGGTGGTCCTGCCAAGCAAAAAGACGGCACCATTATTGATATGCCTATGCAGAAAATTGCGGATTTTGGCGGCGTAGCCATCACCAAGGTCAACCCCGATATTTACGATGAAGCCGGATACGGTGTCGCTATCGGTAAGTACTGCGGCGCCTGCCACGTTGACTACCTGGCTGCATCTGCCGGTAACAGAAAAGACTATGTAAACGGTACCGGTATGTACACTACAGCCTTCCGGCACACCACCAACAACGACCGTTACACCTGTCTGAAGTGCCACTTCGCTCACGGTACTGACGTAACTGTTATGAAGGATGCCAATGACTGGACAGTAGACCGCCTTGTTGCTGCCGGTAAGACTGACCAAGCAACTGCCAAAGCTTACCTCCTCGATAAGAACCCGTCTTCTGCTTTGAAGCGGTACACCAATATGGCAGTTTGCTGGAAGTGCCATACTGACTCCAAGGCTGAACAGCTCAAGAACAATGACTTCTTCTGGAATACTGCAGGCGTGCCCCACGGTGGTTCAACCGGTATTGACACCAGCCTGGAGCACAACTGGTAA
- a CDS encoding 6-bladed beta-propeller produces the protein MLLTFLAVSAIYGYLFYNQVEVEAIPALVDPNGPPKFSRMIYGGFGEEALKKPMDVAVIGQFIYVTDTNNHRVQVFDTGGTPIFKFGKQGDGPGEFQFPYGIAGDNKGNVYVADLYNGGISVHDSKGKFIKYFAEKKPAEKTIETPGGLRIIDNKVYVTDITKSKVYVFDMEGKKLLEIGKMGIKEGELRAPNAVTADKEGNIYVVDTGNQRVQVFDKKGKFLRIINGSPDGKGPSQFVNPRGIGIDSRGIVYVVSNLTHFVHGFDREGNQVFTFGGNGSANDQFSLPNGLFITENDEVLITDTVNQRIAVYE, from the coding sequence ATGCTGCTTACTTTTCTGGCGGTGTCTGCCATATACGGCTACCTATTTTACAATCAGGTAGAGGTGGAAGCAATTCCCGCTTTAGTAGATCCTAACGGGCCGCCTAAATTCAGCCGGATGATATACGGGGGGTTTGGCGAAGAAGCCCTGAAGAAGCCCATGGATGTTGCTGTAATCGGCCAGTTTATATATGTGACCGACACCAACAACCACCGGGTTCAGGTTTTTGATACCGGTGGTACGCCCATCTTTAAATTTGGCAAACAGGGGGACGGCCCCGGCGAGTTTCAGTTTCCTTATGGAATAGCCGGGGATAATAAAGGCAACGTCTATGTAGCGGATTTATATAATGGTGGAATTTCGGTGCATGACAGTAAAGGGAAGTTTATAAAGTATTTCGCGGAAAAAAAACCTGCGGAGAAAACTATTGAAACCCCGGGCGGCTTAAGAATAATTGATAATAAAGTTTACGTTACCGATATTACTAAGTCGAAGGTTTATGTTTTTGACATGGAGGGGAAAAAACTGCTGGAAATCGGAAAAATGGGCATCAAAGAAGGGGAATTACGGGCCCCTAATGCCGTAACCGCTGATAAAGAAGGCAACATTTACGTGGTCGATACCGGTAACCAGCGGGTACAGGTATTTGATAAAAAAGGAAAGTTTTTAAGAATTATCAATGGTTCCCCGGACGGTAAGGGGCCCTCACAATTCGTTAATCCCCGCGGCATAGGAATTGATTCCCGTGGCATCGTCTATGTAGTCAGCAACTTGACCCATTTTGTCCATGGCTTTGACAGAGAGGGCAACCAGGTATTCACTTTCGGCGGCAATGGTTCAGCTAATGATCAGTTTAGCTTGCCTAATGGACTGTTCATCACCGAAAATGATGAGGTATTGATAACGGATACTGTCAACCAGCGGATAGCTGTTTACGAATAA
- a CDS encoding tetratricopeptide repeat protein, with translation MSVTNSELSLHKIERKEKQDGFTLLQAVTLVLLTFVVSVVGWYAAGKYFFWSDLDMQRVQQQLEYLQKKVQAEPKNLENRVALGYTYYLKGENEKAVKELNQVLEIDKNYYNAHYNLGLVYLDEGKLDDALDEFQKCVEISPRDHKGYLNKGITYRKMGMYKEALESLEKANKLAPGSANIIYEIGMVAEAKGDKKTAAGIYKEALSYDPLYKEAAEALKRVQK, from the coding sequence ATGTCAGTTACCAACTCAGAACTCAGCTTGCATAAAATCGAGAGGAAGGAAAAACAAGATGGTTTCACCCTACTACAGGCCGTCACCCTGGTTTTACTCACCTTTGTCGTTAGTGTTGTTGGCTGGTATGCGGCCGGCAAGTACTTTTTCTGGTCGGACCTGGATATGCAAAGGGTACAACAGCAGTTGGAATACTTACAGAAGAAGGTGCAGGCCGAGCCTAAAAACCTGGAAAACCGGGTAGCCTTGGGTTATACCTATTATCTAAAGGGTGAAAATGAAAAGGCTGTTAAGGAACTTAACCAGGTTTTGGAGATTGATAAAAATTACTATAACGCTCATTACAATCTTGGGCTGGTTTACCTTGACGAGGGCAAATTGGACGATGCCTTAGATGAGTTTCAAAAGTGTGTGGAAATATCACCCAGGGACCATAAAGGTTACTTGAATAAAGGGATTACGTACAGAAAAATGGGTATGTACAAGGAGGCCCTCGAGTCTTTGGAAAAAGCCAACAAGCTTGCGCCGGGGAGCGCCAATATTATTTATGAAATTGGTATGGTCGCGGAAGCAAAAGGAGATAAAAAGACTGCGGCCGGTATATATAAAGAGGCTCTGAGTTACGACCCCCTGTATAAAGAGGCCGCCGAAGCTTTGAAGCGGGTACAAAAATAG
- a CDS encoding NapC/NirT family cytochrome c has translation MGFNIKTFHKLIKVLLVLLFLLGTAAAIASRAWTANIPSKMCGACHMMKPEYYTWLASSHAKVNCISCHIPPGPGPFIKANITGVKHFFKMATKSYVAPIIKLGPMSDAACERCHNMENRIVTTSEDLIIPHGKHKKQKVNCSKCHQGITHGNIAKRKITYEGDYQRWNATLGQSLMKNNAEYVRPDMDLCMRCHQLRKVTVACDACHKNGMKPADHLKGNFRNGGHGKIAAGDLGYCDSCHSYMSEKKIETLKEPEKYLQYLGGDKNQNNSLSVITYSRENTWCKACHQKRPPSHNEAMFIEKHGQMAQKDKQRCYTCHDNQGPQGPKGQGGPNTVANISCNECHPSIHRSKKFYHPFELPPNGKVDESCYTCHSQESCGRCHGKIQKRAN, from the coding sequence ATGGGCTTTAACATAAAAACCTTTCATAAGCTTATTAAGGTCTTGCTAGTCCTTCTTTTTTTACTTGGTACGGCAGCAGCCATAGCGTCTCGGGCCTGGACGGCCAACATACCTTCGAAAATGTGCGGCGCCTGCCACATGATGAAACCGGAGTATTATACCTGGCTGGCGTCGTCGCATGCGAAAGTAAACTGCATATCCTGTCATATTCCCCCTGGCCCCGGGCCATTTATTAAAGCTAACATTACTGGGGTCAAGCATTTCTTCAAAATGGCAACCAAATCTTATGTGGCGCCGATTATCAAACTCGGCCCAATGTCTGATGCGGCCTGTGAACGCTGTCACAATATGGAAAACCGGATAGTTACAACTTCAGAAGACTTGATCATCCCACATGGAAAACACAAAAAGCAAAAGGTCAATTGCTCTAAATGCCACCAGGGCATAACCCATGGCAACATTGCTAAGCGAAAAATTACCTATGAAGGAGATTACCAGAGGTGGAATGCCACACTGGGCCAATCATTGATGAAAAATAATGCCGAATATGTCCGGCCTGATATGGATTTATGCATGCGCTGCCATCAGTTGCGGAAGGTTACCGTAGCATGTGACGCCTGCCACAAAAACGGTATGAAACCGGCAGACCACTTAAAGGGGAATTTCAGAAATGGCGGTCATGGCAAGATAGCAGCAGGGGACCTGGGGTACTGTGATTCCTGCCATAGTTATATGAGTGAGAAAAAAATCGAAACATTAAAAGAGCCTGAAAAATATCTTCAGTATTTAGGTGGTGATAAAAACCAAAACAACAGCCTAAGCGTGATTACTTATTCCAGGGAAAATACCTGGTGCAAGGCCTGTCACCAGAAAAGGCCACCCAGCCACAATGAAGCTATGTTTATTGAAAAACACGGGCAGATGGCCCAAAAAGACAAACAGAGGTGCTACACATGCCATGACAACCAGGGGCCCCAGGGGCCCAAAGGTCAGGGCGGTCCCAATACGGTAGCTAATATTTCCTGCAATGAATGTCATCCCAGCATACACCGGTCCAAGAAATTTTACCATCCCTTTGAACTACCGCCCAATGGGAAGGTTGATGAATCATGCTACACCTGCCACAGCCAGGAAAGCTGTGGCAGGTGTCACGGGAAGATACAAAAGAGAGCCAATTAA
- a CDS encoding LytR/AlgR family response regulator transcription factor: protein MLKVVIADDGPDIRNVLKKILNSISGVTVIGEAENGRQLVEMVKDMQPDIVFVDVDMPEMNGAQAAREIFSVNPNIFIVFATGYDSYTLEAFEVYACDYIMKPFEVERIHQTIARVKAWKDEIERLKIIERMASQMGNKNMKLKIQTQDSCNIIDIQDIIFITREDRKTAIHTSTGVFKTNESLEKLHRRLKTENFFRCHKGYIINADKVTELSPWGHKTYLVRLKGTKETVLMTLDKAKEFQEKYLID from the coding sequence ATGCTAAAAGTTGTCATTGCCGATGATGGTCCGGATATAAGGAATGTTTTGAAAAAGATTTTAAACAGTATTTCCGGGGTCACGGTAATAGGAGAAGCAGAAAATGGGCGCCAACTGGTGGAAATGGTCAAGGACATGCAACCTGATATTGTATTTGTTGATGTGGATATGCCGGAAATGAACGGGGCGCAGGCGGCCAGGGAAATTTTCAGTGTAAACCCCAACATCTTTATAGTTTTTGCCACGGGTTACGACAGTTATACTCTTGAAGCATTTGAGGTTTATGCCTGTGATTACATAATGAAACCCTTCGAGGTGGAACGTATTCACCAGACAATAGCCCGGGTCAAGGCCTGGAAAGATGAAATAGAACGCCTTAAAATAATCGAACGCATGGCATCCCAGATGGGTAACAAAAACATGAAGTTAAAAATACAGACCCAGGATAGTTGCAATATAATTGACATCCAGGATATTATTTTTATTACCAGGGAAGACCGGAAGACAGCAATCCATACTTCTACAGGAGTTTTTAAGACTAATGAATCTTTGGAAAAACTCCACCGCCGCCTAAAGACGGAAAATTTTTTCCGGTGTCATAAGGGGTACATTATAAATGCCGATAAGGTTACGGAGCTATCGCCCTGGGGACATAAGACTTATCTGGTCAGGTTGAAGGGCACAAAGGAAACGGTTTTGATGACCCTTGATAAGGCGAAAGAGTTTCAAGAAAAATATCTTATTGATTGA
- a CDS encoding homocysteine synthase: protein MEKARKYKPETLALHAGQQPDPTTNSRAVPIYQTTSYVFNNSDHAARLFGLQEPGNIYTRIMNPTTDVFEKRVAALEGGVGALAVASGQSAISLALLTLAHAGDEIVASANLYGGTYTLLHYTFANLGIKVIFVDPTEPENFAKAISPRTKALYAETLGNPKLDTLDIEAVAEIAHQHGIPLVIDNTMPSPYLVNPIAHGADIVVHSATKFIGGHGTSIGGVIVDGGKFNWGNGKFPQLSEPDPSYHGVNFWEALGNLAYITKVRVQLLRDMGPALSPFNAFLLLQGLETLHLRMERHSQNAMEIATFLAGHPKVSWVNYPGLPEHPSYEVARKYHTKGLYGGIVGFGVKGGLEAGKTFIDNLQLHSLLANIGDAKSLVIHPASTTHQQLTPEEQMAAGVTPDFIRLSVGLENVDDLIEDLDQALAKL from the coding sequence ATGGAAAAAGCAAGAAAATACAAACCGGAAACCCTGGCCCTGCATGCTGGGCAACAGCCGGATCCCACTACAAATTCCAGGGCCGTTCCCATTTATCAGACCACTTCCTATGTTTTCAACAACAGCGACCATGCGGCCCGCCTTTTTGGCTTGCAGGAACCAGGCAATATTTATACCCGGATCATGAATCCTACTACTGATGTGTTTGAAAAGAGAGTTGCCGCCCTGGAAGGCGGAGTTGGTGCATTGGCGGTTGCTTCAGGACAATCGGCAATTTCCCTGGCCCTTTTAACTCTGGCGCATGCCGGCGATGAGATTGTTGCTTCAGCAAACCTTTACGGTGGGACATATACACTGCTGCATTATACCTTTGCCAACTTGGGAATAAAGGTTATTTTCGTTGATCCAACGGAACCAGAAAACTTTGCCAAGGCTATATCCCCGCGGACCAAGGCCCTTTACGCGGAAACCCTGGGTAATCCAAAGTTGGATACCCTCGATATTGAGGCGGTGGCTGAGATAGCTCATCAACACGGGATACCTCTTGTTATTGACAATACCATGCCTTCTCCTTACCTGGTTAACCCCATTGCCCATGGGGCCGATATCGTGGTTCATTCTGCCACCAAGTTTATCGGGGGTCACGGAACTTCCATTGGCGGGGTTATTGTAGATGGCGGTAAATTCAACTGGGGCAATGGAAAGTTTCCCCAGTTGAGCGAACCAGACCCCAGTTACCATGGCGTGAATTTCTGGGAGGCACTGGGCAATTTAGCGTATATTACGAAGGTTCGGGTGCAGTTGCTCAGAGATATGGGACCCGCCTTGAGTCCATTTAATGCCTTTCTCCTTCTTCAGGGGCTGGAAACTTTACATTTGAGAATGGAGCGCCACAGCCAGAATGCCATGGAGATAGCCACATTCCTTGCAGGTCACCCCAAAGTATCCTGGGTGAATTACCCGGGACTACCTGAACACCCGTCCTACGAAGTGGCGCGGAAGTACCATACGAAAGGATTATACGGCGGCATCGTCGGATTTGGCGTCAAAGGCGGCCTGGAGGCAGGCAAAACTTTTATTGATAATTTGCAGTTACATTCGTTGCTGGCCAATATTGGTGATGCTAAGTCGCTGGTAATACACCCGGCTTCCACGACCCATCAGCAGCTTACGCCGGAAGAACAGATGGCAGCCGGGGTAACGCCGGATTTCATCAGGCTTTCCGTCGGGTTGGAAAATGTTGATGACCTGATTGAGGATTTGGACCAGGCCTTAGCAAAGCTGTAA
- the metA gene encoding homoserine O-acetyltransferase MetA → MPIKIPNDLPAKEILTQENIFVMDEDRAFHQDIRPLKILLLNLMPTKIVTETQILRLLGNSPLQVEVEFLHPQSYTSQNTPQEHLIAFYKTFPQVKDEKFDGMIITGAPVEQMPFEEVAYWEELKEIMDWSVHHVTSTIHLCWAAQAGLYHHYGIPKYPLEEKMFGVFSHVVTKKNVKLLRGFDDIFYVPHSRHTENRREDVERIPELEVLAESDIAGMYIIATRDGRQIFITGHAEYDPLTLKAEYERDISKGLKVNIPRNYFPNDDPSLEPVVNWRGHANLLFSNWSNYYVYQETPYDLSAIK, encoded by the coding sequence ATGCCGATCAAAATACCAAACGATTTACCAGCGAAAGAAATCCTGACCCAGGAAAACATTTTTGTCATGGATGAGGACAGGGCATTTCACCAGGACATCCGTCCATTGAAAATTTTACTGCTTAACCTCATGCCTACGAAAATTGTTACAGAGACCCAAATATTACGGTTATTGGGGAATTCCCCGTTACAGGTTGAAGTGGAGTTTCTGCATCCCCAATCATATACGTCGCAGAATACTCCCCAGGAGCATCTGATTGCTTTTTATAAAACTTTTCCCCAGGTAAAAGACGAGAAATTTGACGGTATGATCATTACCGGGGCTCCTGTGGAACAGATGCCTTTTGAAGAGGTGGCCTATTGGGAAGAGCTGAAAGAAATAATGGACTGGTCGGTACATCATGTTACTTCGACAATTCACTTGTGCTGGGCAGCCCAGGCGGGTCTTTACCACCATTACGGTATTCCCAAATACCCTCTGGAAGAAAAAATGTTTGGCGTTTTTTCGCACGTGGTTACCAAGAAGAACGTCAAGTTATTGCGGGGGTTTGACGATATCTTTTACGTGCCCCATTCGCGCCATACGGAAAACCGCCGGGAGGATGTGGAGAGAATCCCGGAGCTGGAAGTGCTGGCAGAGTCAGACATCGCGGGTATGTACATCATAGCAACCAGAGACGGGCGGCAGATTTTTATAACCGGCCATGCCGAGTATGATCCGCTGACCTTGAAAGCCGAATATGAGCGGGATATCAGCAAAGGGCTCAAAGTTAATATTCCCCGGAACTATTTCCCCAATGACGACCCTTCGCTAGAGCCTGTAGTCAATTGGCGGGGCCATGCCAACCTGCTCTTTTCCAACTGGTCAAATTATTACGTATATCAGGAGACACCATACGATTTAAGTGCTATCAAGTGA